One Augochlora pura isolate Apur16 chromosome 10, APUR_v2.2.1, whole genome shotgun sequence DNA window includes the following coding sequences:
- the LOC144476591 gene encoding uncharacterized protein LOC144476591 isoform X1 encodes MLRGKVVTVFGLCLAAIASGMPQNNAVGDHQASTSPPLIQFTDGGIRVNFAGFHAQAGLGGLLGGSQAGGGLHASAGTPWGANAAAGLGGSLDGNNPTARGGLYARARFSEGGPMAAAGLGGAVGGDGSEPPVKGGLYAGASMGSEPVNAESTTNTGTTGPVYNNPNRGRTNIQIISRKKAPSHQQSRELTGKTDSSSEKEVPAVKVVGKTNTSDAAPVIGSATAQTDTAPAPPPAPSAPAVSQLNKVKAIGRTVSIEPVSRVPPLPGQFNDVVPTILTKEVTVLHPKRLHRKRLWGPRKQVIYTSVPVEVVHDSADGHSASISRRHAQGFINNPLEERQKGKDQNGNNGNYDDIFNIPVSTLNAVNRLLNNNSG; translated from the exons ATGCTGCGCGGAAAGGTAGTCACGGTTTTCGGTCTTTGTTTGGCAGCTATTGCCAGCGGGATGCCGCAAAACAACGCTGTCGGTGATCATCAGGCCTCGACCTCG CCACCATTGATTCAATTCACCGATGGCGGGATCAGGGTGAATTTCGCCGGATTCCACGCCCAAGCGGGATTAGGTGGTCTCCTGGGTGGATCGCAAGCAGGGGGTGGACTTCACGCCAGCGCAGGAACGCCGTGGGGAGCTAACGCGGCTGCTGGATTGGGTGGATCCTTGGATGGCAATAATCCAACTGCCA GGGGTGGTTTGTACGCAAGAGCGAGATTCAGCGAAGGAGGGCCGATGGCTGCTGCCGGATTGGGTGGCGCAGTAGGAGGAGATGGATCAGAACCACCGGTTAAAGGTGGTCTTTATGCAGGTGCATCGATGGGTTCCGAACCCGTAAACGCAGAATCGACAACGAACACAGGAACTACCGGCCCCGTATACAATAACCCGAACAGAGGTCGAACGAACATACAAATTATCTCGCGAAAGAAGGCTCCGTCGCACCAACAG TCTCGTGAGCTGACTGGAAAGACAGATTCGTCGTCGGAGAAGGAAGTACCGGCTGTCAAGGTG GTAGGAAAGACAAATACATCAGATGCAGCACCCGTCATTGGATCTGCAACTGCGCAAACAGATACAGCTCCAGCACCACCACCAGCTCCATCTGCCCCTGCAGTCTCTCAGCTAAATAAGGTGAAGGCAATCGGCAGAACCGTGTCCATCGAGCCAGTTTCTAGAGTACCTCCCCTACCAGGCCAATTCAACGACGTTGTTCCAACTA TTCTAACCAAGGAAGTGACAGTTCTACATCCGAAACGACTCCACAGGAAAAGGCTATGGGGACCTAGGAAACAAGTTATCTACACTAGCGTCCCGGTTGAGGTCGTTCATGACTCCGCTGATGGGCATTCTGCAAGCATTTCCCGTAGACACGCTCAAGGTTTTATAAACAACCCTTTGGAAGAAAGGCAGAAAGGGAAAGACCAAAATGGGAATAATGGAAACTACgatgacatttttaat ATACCAGTATCGACGTTAAATGCAGTCAACCGATTACTAAACAACAACTCCGGATGA
- the LOC144476591 gene encoding uncharacterized protein LOC144476591 isoform X3, giving the protein MLRGKVVTVFGLCLAAIASGMPQNNAVGDHQASTSPPLIQFTDGGIRVNFAGFHAQAGLGGLLGGSQAGGGLHASAGTPWGANAAAGLGGSLDGNNPTARGGLYARARFSEGGPMAAAGLGGAVGGDGSEPPVKGGLYAGASMGSEPVNAESTTNTGTTGPVYNNPNRGRTNIQIISRKKAPSHQQVGKTNTSDAAPVIGSATAQTDTAPAPPPAPSAPAVSQLNKVKAIGRTVSIEPVSRVPPLPGQFNDVVPTILTKEVTVLHPKRLHRKRLWGPRKQVIYTSVPVEVVHDSADGHSASISRRHAQGFINNPLEERQKGKDQNGNNGNYDDIFNIPVSTLNAVNRLLNNNSG; this is encoded by the exons ATGCTGCGCGGAAAGGTAGTCACGGTTTTCGGTCTTTGTTTGGCAGCTATTGCCAGCGGGATGCCGCAAAACAACGCTGTCGGTGATCATCAGGCCTCGACCTCG CCACCATTGATTCAATTCACCGATGGCGGGATCAGGGTGAATTTCGCCGGATTCCACGCCCAAGCGGGATTAGGTGGTCTCCTGGGTGGATCGCAAGCAGGGGGTGGACTTCACGCCAGCGCAGGAACGCCGTGGGGAGCTAACGCGGCTGCTGGATTGGGTGGATCCTTGGATGGCAATAATCCAACTGCCA GGGGTGGTTTGTACGCAAGAGCGAGATTCAGCGAAGGAGGGCCGATGGCTGCTGCCGGATTGGGTGGCGCAGTAGGAGGAGATGGATCAGAACCACCGGTTAAAGGTGGTCTTTATGCAGGTGCATCGATGGGTTCCGAACCCGTAAACGCAGAATCGACAACGAACACAGGAACTACCGGCCCCGTATACAATAACCCGAACAGAGGTCGAACGAACATACAAATTATCTCGCGAAAGAAGGCTCCGTCGCACCAACAG GTAGGAAAGACAAATACATCAGATGCAGCACCCGTCATTGGATCTGCAACTGCGCAAACAGATACAGCTCCAGCACCACCACCAGCTCCATCTGCCCCTGCAGTCTCTCAGCTAAATAAGGTGAAGGCAATCGGCAGAACCGTGTCCATCGAGCCAGTTTCTAGAGTACCTCCCCTACCAGGCCAATTCAACGACGTTGTTCCAACTA TTCTAACCAAGGAAGTGACAGTTCTACATCCGAAACGACTCCACAGGAAAAGGCTATGGGGACCTAGGAAACAAGTTATCTACACTAGCGTCCCGGTTGAGGTCGTTCATGACTCCGCTGATGGGCATTCTGCAAGCATTTCCCGTAGACACGCTCAAGGTTTTATAAACAACCCTTTGGAAGAAAGGCAGAAAGGGAAAGACCAAAATGGGAATAATGGAAACTACgatgacatttttaat ATACCAGTATCGACGTTAAATGCAGTCAACCGATTACTAAACAACAACTCCGGATGA
- the LOC144476591 gene encoding uncharacterized protein LOC144476591 isoform X2, whose translation MPQNNAVGDHQASTSPPLIQFTDGGIRVNFAGFHAQAGLGGLLGGSQAGGGLHASAGTPWGANAAAGLGGSLDGNNPTARGGLYARARFSEGGPMAAAGLGGAVGGDGSEPPVKGGLYAGASMGSEPVNAESTTNTGTTGPVYNNPNRGRTNIQIISRKKAPSHQQSRELTGKTDSSSEKEVPAVKVVGKTNTSDAAPVIGSATAQTDTAPAPPPAPSAPAVSQLNKVKAIGRTVSIEPVSRVPPLPGQFNDVVPTILTKEVTVLHPKRLHRKRLWGPRKQVIYTSVPVEVVHDSADGHSASISRRHAQGFINNPLEERQKGKDQNGNNGNYDDIFNIPVSTLNAVNRLLNNNSG comes from the exons ATGCCGCAAAACAACGCTGTCGGTGATCATCAGGCCTCGACCTCG CCACCATTGATTCAATTCACCGATGGCGGGATCAGGGTGAATTTCGCCGGATTCCACGCCCAAGCGGGATTAGGTGGTCTCCTGGGTGGATCGCAAGCAGGGGGTGGACTTCACGCCAGCGCAGGAACGCCGTGGGGAGCTAACGCGGCTGCTGGATTGGGTGGATCCTTGGATGGCAATAATCCAACTGCCA GGGGTGGTTTGTACGCAAGAGCGAGATTCAGCGAAGGAGGGCCGATGGCTGCTGCCGGATTGGGTGGCGCAGTAGGAGGAGATGGATCAGAACCACCGGTTAAAGGTGGTCTTTATGCAGGTGCATCGATGGGTTCCGAACCCGTAAACGCAGAATCGACAACGAACACAGGAACTACCGGCCCCGTATACAATAACCCGAACAGAGGTCGAACGAACATACAAATTATCTCGCGAAAGAAGGCTCCGTCGCACCAACAG TCTCGTGAGCTGACTGGAAAGACAGATTCGTCGTCGGAGAAGGAAGTACCGGCTGTCAAGGTG GTAGGAAAGACAAATACATCAGATGCAGCACCCGTCATTGGATCTGCAACTGCGCAAACAGATACAGCTCCAGCACCACCACCAGCTCCATCTGCCCCTGCAGTCTCTCAGCTAAATAAGGTGAAGGCAATCGGCAGAACCGTGTCCATCGAGCCAGTTTCTAGAGTACCTCCCCTACCAGGCCAATTCAACGACGTTGTTCCAACTA TTCTAACCAAGGAAGTGACAGTTCTACATCCGAAACGACTCCACAGGAAAAGGCTATGGGGACCTAGGAAACAAGTTATCTACACTAGCGTCCCGGTTGAGGTCGTTCATGACTCCGCTGATGGGCATTCTGCAAGCATTTCCCGTAGACACGCTCAAGGTTTTATAAACAACCCTTTGGAAGAAAGGCAGAAAGGGAAAGACCAAAATGGGAATAATGGAAACTACgatgacatttttaat ATACCAGTATCGACGTTAAATGCAGTCAACCGATTACTAAACAACAACTCCGGATGA